The proteins below come from a single Mycobacterium parmense genomic window:
- a CDS encoding WXG100 family type VII secretion target: protein MATRFMTDPHEMRAMAGRFETHAQTVEDEARKMWASSMNIAGAGWSGQAQATSYDTMGQVNQAFRNIVNMLHGVRDGLIRDASNYEQQEQASQQILGS from the coding sequence ATGGCAACACGCTTTATGACTGACCCGCACGAGATGCGGGCGATGGCGGGGCGTTTCGAGACCCACGCGCAGACCGTCGAGGACGAGGCCCGCAAGATGTGGGCGTCGTCGATGAACATCGCCGGTGCCGGCTGGAGCGGCCAGGCTCAGGCGACGTCGTATGACACCATGGGCCAGGTCAACCAGGCCTTCCGCAACATCGTGAACATGCTGCACGGCGTGCGTGACGGGTTGATCCGCGACGCCAGCAACTACGAGCAGCAAGAGCAGGCTTCTCAGCAGATCCTCGGCAGCTAG
- a CDS encoding PPE family protein, whose protein sequence is MDFGALPPEVNSGRMYTGPGPASLLAASAGWESLAAELTDAAAGYESVITTVTQDWQGPTSMSMAAAVAPYVTWMRATAEQCEQAANQATAAAGAYETAYAMTVPPPLIAVNRAQLMTLVATNIFGQNTPAIMATEAQYSEMWAQDATAMYNYAASSASASAFSVFAPPPQTTNPGGVAGQAGAVAQSAGGNVQSATTQLMSTVPQALQGLSTPGSSSASGLSSAAMGTGASLGSSGASAPLSALSSLTGASSKTATKSASALSGLSSSLTSVLSGSGATGLFDVVGIGSDFAGLGGDGAGLGADGGGIGMDLYGLSIDFQGAGTIIGAEGGALPAGLGGDLGLAPLGGLGEGASAGVGQAASLGTLSVPPSWADAVSSVAPLPGLDANVMPGGWGAAPTPSAPSTAGISKLPLGGMVGRESDGAVQRIGFRSSLIPRSPVAG, encoded by the coding sequence ATGGATTTTGGCGCGTTGCCGCCCGAAGTCAACTCCGGCCGCATGTACACCGGCCCGGGGCCGGCGAGCCTGCTGGCCGCCTCCGCGGGATGGGAGTCGCTGGCCGCCGAGCTGACCGACGCGGCGGCCGGCTACGAGTCGGTGATCACCACTGTGACGCAGGACTGGCAGGGGCCGACGTCGATGTCGATGGCGGCCGCGGTCGCGCCCTATGTGACGTGGATGAGGGCCACCGCCGAGCAATGCGAACAGGCGGCCAACCAGGCCACCGCTGCCGCCGGCGCGTACGAGACGGCGTACGCGATGACGGTTCCCCCGCCGCTCATCGCTGTCAACCGTGCCCAGCTCATGACGTTGGTCGCGACCAACATCTTCGGGCAGAACACGCCGGCGATCATGGCCACCGAGGCGCAGTACAGCGAGATGTGGGCGCAGGACGCCACCGCCATGTACAACTACGCGGCGAGTTCGGCCTCCGCCTCGGCCTTCAGCGTCTTCGCACCGCCGCCGCAGACGACCAACCCGGGCGGGGTGGCCGGCCAGGCCGGCGCGGTCGCCCAGTCGGCCGGTGGCAACGTGCAGTCGGCGACGACTCAGCTGATGTCGACAGTGCCGCAAGCCCTGCAGGGTTTGTCCACCCCCGGATCGTCGTCGGCCTCGGGGCTGTCTTCGGCGGCAATGGGCACCGGGGCCTCGCTGGGCTCTTCCGGCGCATCGGCACCGCTCAGCGCGCTGTCGAGCCTCACCGGCGCGTCTAGCAAGACCGCGACCAAGAGCGCGAGCGCGCTGTCCGGGCTGTCGTCGAGCCTCACATCGGTGTTGAGTGGGAGTGGAGCGACCGGCCTTTTCGATGTCGTCGGCATCGGCTCCGACTTCGCGGGTCTGGGTGGCGACGGCGCGGGCCTGGGTGCCGACGGCGGCGGAATCGGCATGGACCTCTACGGCCTGTCGATCGATTTCCAGGGCGCGGGCACGATCATCGGCGCCGAGGGTGGCGCGCTCCCGGCAGGTCTGGGGGGAGACCTGGGCCTGGCGCCGCTGGGCGGTCTGGGCGAGGGCGCATCCGCGGGGGTCGGCCAGGCGGCATCGCTCGGGACCCTGTCGGTGCCGCCGAGTTGGGCCGACGCGGTTTCGTCCGTGGCGCCGCTGCCCGGCCTGGACGCCAACGTGATGCCCGGCGGATGGGGTGCCGCGCCGACGCCATCGGCGCCGAGCACCGCCGGCATTTCGAAGCTGCCGCTGGGCGGCATGGTCGGCCGCGAATCTGACGGCGCGGTTCAGCGGATCGGGTTCCGCTCGTCGCTGATCCCGCGCTCGCCGGTGGCCGGTTAG
- a CDS encoding WXG100 family type VII secretion target — protein sequence MTINYSFGDVDAHGATIRAQAASLEAEHQSIVRDVLAAGDFWGGAGSVACQEFITQLGRNFQVIYEQANSHGQKVQTAGSNMSSTDSAVGSSWA from the coding sequence ATGACCATCAATTACTCGTTCGGCGATGTGGACGCCCACGGCGCCACGATTCGCGCGCAGGCGGCTTCGCTGGAGGCCGAGCACCAGTCCATCGTTCGCGATGTGCTGGCCGCCGGTGACTTCTGGGGTGGCGCCGGTTCGGTGGCCTGCCAGGAGTTCATCACTCAGCTGGGCCGCAACTTCCAGGTGATCTACGAGCAGGCCAACTCCCACGGCCAGAAGGTTCAGACCGCCGGCAGCAACATGTCGAGCACCGACTCGGCCGTCGGCTCCAGCTGGGCCTGA